One window of Quercus robur chromosome 5, dhQueRobu3.1, whole genome shotgun sequence genomic DNA carries:
- the LOC126725200 gene encoding uncharacterized protein At1g51745, whose product MGSTSGEAKSNVIDASVGGLVWVRRRNGSWWPGRIMGIDELSEGSLVSPRSGTPVKLLGREDASVDWYNLEKSKRVKAFRCGEYEECIEKAKASAANSNKKAVKYARREDAILHALEIESARLGKDRLDFFRRENSGGDHGSSAKESPNMSHSVEENGDVGDNVSGSEDNSNSAPELSQSGISFEEPNHNSSAKVQSVQGRRRKTPNDSEDDGTEGVKRMRGLEDLGMGVVSKRKAGGVLDTVQQDNAPLCDSSTGNCISNGSPVNGSKGYSTSLKRKRSQVANVHEFLKKKNRRRPLTKVLESTAMVSVPVICDQLPSSSDSPRQGISDGRVSGLESNESKKSMIINNNSDSTVVSCENGTPLKASEQACDASHINYKIKENEISSINGLAENDSSDRLFDVPFVGVLEEEKHAAGFSPIPVSCSSGRSHVGALGRQSSQSSRAEAASLRNEGLNESGSTSLANVDVTIEKDTSKWQLKGKRNSRHLGKNRKQDSRKYVDMDDGIEHSEGSDQKVDCNGIGGSPASYNCTLRAKCKPVAEGQVDGLRDWNKHISPRDSHMRGTVTEGKLSPDGSVTPQRSLPFRQSRFTVHSRYQIPDYPVRNICTDASLYDVKLEVKANSYRPQHVPLVSLMSKLNGKAIVGHPLTVEVLDDGHCVGLLSSMQCNLEVGEMRATVKPNLVTGRVHTKHVALQQRFSPTKSSKVKKSGLLSKKIRKLSSLTGHKQSEDERKPVVDKPKGTVVSCIPLKIVFSRINEAVNGLARPTHRVLTSSNP is encoded by the exons TTGAAAAATCGAAGAGGGTGAAGGCATTTCGTTGTGGGGAGTATGAAGAATGTATTGAAAAAGCAAAGGCTTCTGCAGCTAATTCCAATAAAAAAGCCGTTAAATATGCTCGAAGGGAAGATGCCATTCTCCATGCTCTTGAGATTGAGAGTGCCCGCCTTGGCAAGGATCGTTTGGACTTCTTTAGAAGAGAGAATTCAGGTGGTGACCATGGTAGCTCAGCTAAAGAGTCACCTAATATGTCCCACTCTGTTGAAGAAAATGGGGATGTGGGTGACAATGTGAGTGGTTCTGAAGACAATTCAAATTCAGCACCAGAGTTATCTCAATCTGGTATATCTTTTGAAGAGCCAAATCATAATAGTTCTGCTAAGGTGCAATCTGTccagggaagaagaagaaaaaccccAAATGACTCGGAGGATGACGGAACAGAAGGAGTTAAGCGTATGAGAGGACTTGAGGACCTTGGCATGGGTGTAGTGTCGAAAAGGAAGGCTGGGGGGGTGCTTGATACGGTTCAACAAGATAATGCTCCACTCTGTGATTCTAGCACTGGGAATTGCATATCTAATGGAAGTCCTGTCAATGGTAGCAAAGGTTATTCGACATCACTCAAAAGAAAGAGATCTCAAGTGGCGAATGTTCATGAattcttgaaaaagaaaaaccgtCGCCGACCATTGACAAAGGTTTTGGAGAGTACAGCCATGGTGTCTGTTCCAGTTATTTGCGATCAACTTCCCAGTTCAAGTGATTCACCTCGTCAGGGTATATCTGATGGCAGGGTTTCAGGATTAGAATCTAATGAGTCAAAGAAATCTATGATTATTAACAATAATTCGGACAGCACTGTAGTTTCATGTGAGAATGGAACCCCTTTAAAGGCTTCTGAACAGGCTTGTGATGCTTCCCATATCAATTACaagataaaggagaatgaaatTTCTAGCATAAATGGGTTAGCTGAGAATGATTCTTCTGACAGGTTATTTGATGTGCCATTTGTTGGGGTCCTTGAGGAGGAAAAGCACGCTGCAG GTTTTTCTCCTATACCTGTGTCTTGTTCCTCTGGAAGGTCTCATGTTGGTGCATTGGGAAGGCAATCCAGTCAAAGTAGTCGAGCTGAAGCTGCATCTTTGAGAAATGAGGGACTTAATGAATCTGGTTCTACCAGTTTAGCCAATGTTGATGTTACTATAGAGAAAGATACTTCAAAGTGGCAgttaaaaggaaagaggaattCAAGACATTTAGGTAAAAATAGAAAACAGGACTCCAGAAAATATGTGGACATGGATGATGGTATAGAGCACTCGGAGGGTTCAGATCAGAAAGTTGATTGCAATGGCATTGGTGGGTCCCCTGCTTCGTATAATTGTACCTTACGAGCAAAGTGCAAACCAGTTGCTGAAGGTCAGGTTGATGGGTTACGGGACTGGAACAAGCATATTTCTCCGAGGGATTCTCATATGAGAGGGACAGTCACTGAGGGGAAGCTATCACCTGATGGTTCCGTGACACCTCAAAGGTCACTTCCATTTCGTCAGTCCCGCTTTACAGTTCACTCCAGATATCAGATACCAGATTATCCTGTCAGAAATATTTGCACGGATGCTTCATTATATGATGTCAAGCTTGAGGTGAAAGCCAACAGCTATCGTCCTCAGCATGTCCCACTGGTTTCCCTCATGAGTAAGTTGAATGGTAAAGCCATTGTTGGTCACCCTCTCACAGTTGAGGTTTTGGATGATGGCCATTGTGTGGGTCTGTTGAGCAGCATGCAGTGCAATCTGGAAGTTGGTGAAATGCGTGCTACTGTTAAGCCAAATTTGGTAACTGGAAGAGTTCATACCAAGCATGTTGCATTGCAACAACGTTtttcaccaaccaaatcatcaAAAGTAAAGAAATCTGGGTTATTGTCCAAAAAGATTCGGAAATTGTCATCATTGACTGGTCACAAGCAGTCCGAAGATGAGCGGAAACCAGTGGTAGATAAGCCCAAAGGTACTGTTGTATCCTGTATCCCACTAAAAATAGTCTTCAGTAGAATAAATGAAGCAGTGAATGGATTGGCACGGCCAACACACCGTGTATTAACATCTAGCAACCCGTGA